One Castanea sativa cultivar Marrone di Chiusa Pesio chromosome 4, ASM4071231v1 DNA window includes the following coding sequences:
- the LOC142630882 gene encoding uncharacterized protein LOC142630882: protein MGELEEACPTEDAVMALLEYLVSPMLPSAKSTNHTPSLSQQQSVAKQMHAAVLLYNYYLRKQNPQLEVLGFEAFCKLSVVLKPTLLAHMKLMQSSDDTEMDDLKKQLSETEKRIMEACDISASLDASKDVPNIEGWPISKVAVLLVDSNKENFFLRFSSITQGVWSVIEKDVDISNPTLEGTVDANQSNKKKRFIRKPSKDESSVDESGLLQLAYAAVKEATGINQTDLMVSERHAVYSLSKEKTAARFYIMQCIKSVNEDVDQVPIKDTIDSLQGTLVRKSSSRWTVTPAVEYFHVRPYARIVSTWLSREFSSDSLPVLREGERNSIVNSHERTEKPCTPEIHKTQDRSPVSDGGFGNNTRSVNTESLKQKNNNGSCMIGLSGSLTGPQSRDEDERFMVTSQNGEQFKNIANAIQVVTQEENRDVDLSFMVPSQNGGNCENIANTMQVHNQQDKRTNCVEGDLNGSPSIVKDDEMMGLMTSPCVTECRGKQIAAGNKICNNILSVQCGRGDHALVAYQSTPLDIDRSENTSVSKQDEQSCAALLQNSAVPKQDELSRAALLQNFIVPKQYELSHAALLPTAVVSKQDELSCAALRVLLRKRDQLSLQQRNIEDEIALCDKKIQKILNGGEDDLALKIESVIEGCNDVCLRTITQERTNQQLEDQLSPQTFKRKRLSEAVLSMQYPCQELDRVCNESNWVLPTYCVFTSDGGFRANVTVNGVDFESTTGGDTRSNPREAREAAAAQMLAKLRAMASSTP, encoded by the exons ATGGGAGAATTGGAAGAAGCGTGTCCAACAGAGGATGCGGTTATGGCCTTGTTGGAGTATTTGGTGTCCCCAATGCTTCCTTCCGCTAAATCTACTAATCACACTCCTTCACTCTCTCAGCAACAATCTGTTGCTAAACAG ATGCATGCTGCTGTGTTACTGTACAACTACTACCTCAGGAAACAGAATCCACAGCTGgaagttttgggttttgaggCCTTTTGCAAGTTGTCTGTAGTTCTGAAACCAACTTTGTTGGCACATATGAAGCTCATGCAAAGTTCTGATGATACTGAAATGGATGACTTGAAGAAACAGCTTTCAGAAACAGAGAAAAGAATCATGGAAGCATGTGATATATCTGCAAGTTTGGATGCATCAAAAGATGTCCCAAACATAGAAGGATGGCCAATATCCAAAGTTGCTGTGCTCTTGGTTGACTCCAATAAGGAGAACTTCTTTTTGCGATTCAGTTCCATCACGCAGGGAGTTTGGTCAGTAATTGAAAAAGACGTGGATATCTCCAACCCCACTTTAGAAGGTACGGTGGATGCAAATCagtcaaacaaaaagaaaagattcatTAGAAAACCTTCAAAAGATGAATCGAGTGTTGATGAATCTGGTTTACTCCAGCTTGCATATGCTGCTGTTAAGGAAGCAACAG GTATCAATCAGACTGATCTTATGGTCTCGGAAAGGCATGCTGTATATTCTCTCAGCAAAGAAAAGACAGCTGCTCGCTTTTATATAATGCAATGCATCAAATCAGTCAATGAGGATGTTGATCAAGTTCCCATTAAAGATACCATTGACAG CTTGCAGGGAACTTTGGTCAGAAAAAGTTCCAGCAGATGGACGGTTACCCCGGCTGTTGAGTACTTCCATGTGCGTCCTTATGCTAGGATAGTGTCAACATGGCTTTCAAG GGAATTTTCCTCAGATAGTTTGCCAGTTTtaagggagggagagagaaattCAATTGTGAACAGCCATGAGAGGACAGAGAAACCTTGCACTCCAGAAATTCATAAAACGCAAGATAGATCTCCTGTAAGTGATGGAGGTTTTGGCAACAATACAAGGAGTGTTAATACCGAATCACTCAAGCAGAAGAATAATAATGGAAGTTGCATGATTGGGTTGTCTGGTTCTCTTACTGGGCCTCAGAGTAGAGATGAGGATGAGCGTTTCATGGTTACCTCCCAGAATGGAGAACAGTTCAAGAATATAGCAAATGCTATCCAGGTTGTGACTCAAGAAGAAAATAGGGATGTGGATTTGTCTTTCATGGTTCCCTCCCAGAATGGAGGCAATTGCGAAAATATAGCAAATACTATGCAAGTTCACAATCAACAAGACAAGAGGACTAATTGTGTGGAAGGTGATTTGAATGGCTCACCTAGTATTGTCAAG GATGATGAGATGATGGGTTTGATGACGAGTCCTTGCGTTACTGAATGCAGAGGTAAACAGATTGCTGCTGGAAATAAAATCTGCAACAATATATTGTCAGTTCAATGTGGGAGAGGCGATCATGCTCTGGTTGCTTATCAATCCACCCCATTAGATATTGACAGATCGGAAAATACTAGTGTGTCAAAGCAAGATGAACAGTCATGTGCTGCTTTATTGCAAAATTCTGCAGTGCCAAAGCAAGATGAATTGTCACGTGCTGCTTTGTTGCAAAATTTTATAGTGCCAAAGCAATATGAATTGTCGCATGCTGCTTTATTGCCAACTGCTGTAGTGTCAAAGCAAGATGAACTGTCATGTGCTGCTTTGAGAGTTCTTCTTAGAAAAAGGGATCAACTG TCACTTCAGCAGCGGAATATAGAAGATGAGATTGCTCTGTGTGATAAAAAAATCCAGAAGATTTTAAATG GTGGTGAAGATGATTTGGCCTTGAAGATAGAATCCGTCATAGAAGGTTGTAATGATGTATGCCTAAGAACTATTACCCAAGAAAGGACTAATCAGCAGCTCGAAGACCAGCTTTCACCTCAAACCTTCAAGAGGAAACGATTGTCAGAGGCTGTTCTCAGTATGCAATATCCATGCCAG GAATTGGATAGGGTGTGTAATGAGAGCAATTGGGTGTTGCCAACTTACTGTGTATTCACATCAGATG GTGGATTCAGAGCCAATGTCACTGTAAATGGGGTGGATTTTGAAAGTACAACAGGTGGTGACACGCGTTCCAATCCTCGGGAAGCAAGAGAAGCAGCTGCTGCACAGATGCTGGCCAAGTTACGAGCAATGGCAAGTTCAACCCCATAG
- the LOC142630302 gene encoding endonuclease III homolog 1, chloroplastic isoform X3 has protein sequence MSIILPGTNLCTSSLAFGFGRIRLFSAMSKPNTTLSSKLLQSKTHVPISDPNPGVPGSETSNGGSVPEQHVYVRKKRVKKIVQVKEEDHEAESNSKKLCGLPDIEEFAYKRENDSFPSSEPPPNWIKVLEGIRKMRSSEDAPVDTMGCEKAGSSLPPKERRFAVLVSSLLSSQTKDNVTNGAIQRLLQNDLLVADAIDKADEATIKSLIYPVGFYTRKAENMKKIAKICLVKYDGDIPSSLEELLLLPGIGPKMAHLVMNVGWNNVQGICVDTHVHRICNRLGWVSRPGTKQKTSTPEQTREALQLWLPKEEWVPINPLLVGFGQTICTPVRPNCGRCSVSELCPSAFKETSSPSSKSKKSGLKKKL, from the exons ATGTCCATCATTCTCCCAGGAACTAACTTGTGCACATCTTCACTTGCTTTTGGTTTTGGGCGAATCAGATTGTTCAGCGCCATGTCCAAACCCAATACAACACTCTCTTCCAAACTCCTCCAATCCAAAACCCACGTGCCCATTTCAGACCCAAACCCAG GAGTTCCAGGTTCTGAAACTTCCAATGGCGGTTCTGTCCCAGAACAACATGTTTATGTgaggaaaaagagagtgaaaaagaTAGTACAAGTTAAAGAAGAGGATCATGAAGCAGAATCCAATAGCAAGAAA CTCTGTGGCCTACCTGACATTGAAGAATTCGCGtacaaaagagaaaatgattCTTTTCCGTCAA GTGAACCACCTCCAAATTGGATAAAAGTCCTTGAAGGGATTCGCAAAATGAGGTCTTCTGAGGATGCACCGGTAGACACAATGGGATGTGAGAAAGCTGGCAGTTCTCTTCCTCCTAAG GAAAGAAGATTTGCTGTCTTAGTATCTTCGCTTCTGTCAAGTCAAACCAAGGATAATGTTACTAATG GAGCAATTCAGCGTCTCCTTCAAAATGATCTGCTCGTTGCTGATGCCATTGACAAAGCTGACGAAGCAACTATCAAAAGCTTGATTTACCCC gttGGATTTTATACAAGAAAAGCTGAGAATATGaagaaaattgcaaaaatttgTCTCGTGAAGTATGATGGCGACATACCTAGCTCATTGGAGGAACTACTCTTACTTCCAGGGATAGGCCCTAAGATGGCTCATTTG GTTATGAATGTTGGATGGAATAATGTTCAAGGGATATGTGTAGATACCCATGTACACCGCATTTGTAATCGGCTTGGATGGGTTTCAAGACCAGGCACAAAACAG AAAACTTCAACGCCTGAGCAAACAAGAGAGGCGTTACAACTGTGGCTGCCGAAGGAAGAATGGGTTCCAATAAACCCTCTTTTG GTAGGATTTGGGCAGACCATTTGTACTCCTGTCAGGCCTAACTGTGGAAGGTGTAGTGTAAGTGAGCTCTGCCCATCAGCCTTCAAGGAAACCTCAAGCCCTTCATCCAAGTCGAAAAAGTCTGGTCTGAAAAAGAAGCTTTGA
- the LOC142630302 gene encoding endonuclease III homolog 1, chloroplastic isoform X1, producing MSIILPGTNLCTSSLAFGFGRIRLFSAMSKPNTTLSSKLLQSKTHVPISDPNPGVPGSETSNGGSVPEQHVYVRKKRVKKIVQVKEEDHEAESNSKKLCGLPDIEEFAYKRENDSFPSRKSNPASDVLPVKTEVASSIIPRGEPPPNWIKVLEGIRKMRSSEDAPVDTMGCEKAGSSLPPKERRFAVLVSSLLSSQTKDNVTNGAIQRLLQNDLLVADAIDKADEATIKSLIYPVGFYTRKAENMKKIAKICLVKYDGDIPSSLEELLLLPGIGPKMAHLVMNVGWNNVQGICVDTHVHRICNRLGWVSRPGTKQKTSTPEQTREALQLWLPKEEWVPINPLLVGFGQTICTPVRPNCGRCSVSELCPSAFKETSSPSSKSKKSGLKKKL from the exons ATGTCCATCATTCTCCCAGGAACTAACTTGTGCACATCTTCACTTGCTTTTGGTTTTGGGCGAATCAGATTGTTCAGCGCCATGTCCAAACCCAATACAACACTCTCTTCCAAACTCCTCCAATCCAAAACCCACGTGCCCATTTCAGACCCAAACCCAG GAGTTCCAGGTTCTGAAACTTCCAATGGCGGTTCTGTCCCAGAACAACATGTTTATGTgaggaaaaagagagtgaaaaagaTAGTACAAGTTAAAGAAGAGGATCATGAAGCAGAATCCAATAGCAAGAAA CTCTGTGGCCTACCTGACATTGAAGAATTCGCGtacaaaagagaaaatgattCTTTTCCGTCAA GGAAGTCAAATCCTGCCTCAGATGTGCTTCCAGTGAAAACTGAAGTTGCTTCTTCAATCATACCTAGAG GTGAACCACCTCCAAATTGGATAAAAGTCCTTGAAGGGATTCGCAAAATGAGGTCTTCTGAGGATGCACCGGTAGACACAATGGGATGTGAGAAAGCTGGCAGTTCTCTTCCTCCTAAG GAAAGAAGATTTGCTGTCTTAGTATCTTCGCTTCTGTCAAGTCAAACCAAGGATAATGTTACTAATG GAGCAATTCAGCGTCTCCTTCAAAATGATCTGCTCGTTGCTGATGCCATTGACAAAGCTGACGAAGCAACTATCAAAAGCTTGATTTACCCC gttGGATTTTATACAAGAAAAGCTGAGAATATGaagaaaattgcaaaaatttgTCTCGTGAAGTATGATGGCGACATACCTAGCTCATTGGAGGAACTACTCTTACTTCCAGGGATAGGCCCTAAGATGGCTCATTTG GTTATGAATGTTGGATGGAATAATGTTCAAGGGATATGTGTAGATACCCATGTACACCGCATTTGTAATCGGCTTGGATGGGTTTCAAGACCAGGCACAAAACAG AAAACTTCAACGCCTGAGCAAACAAGAGAGGCGTTACAACTGTGGCTGCCGAAGGAAGAATGGGTTCCAATAAACCCTCTTTTG GTAGGATTTGGGCAGACCATTTGTACTCCTGTCAGGCCTAACTGTGGAAGGTGTAGTGTAAGTGAGCTCTGCCCATCAGCCTTCAAGGAAACCTCAAGCCCTTCATCCAAGTCGAAAAAGTCTGGTCTGAAAAAGAAGCTTTGA
- the LOC142630302 gene encoding endonuclease III homolog 1, chloroplastic isoform X2, whose amino-acid sequence MSIILPGTNLCTSSLAFGFGRIRLFSAMSKPNTTLSSKLLQSKTHVPISDPNPGSETSNGGSVPEQHVYVRKKRVKKIVQVKEEDHEAESNSKKLCGLPDIEEFAYKRENDSFPSRKSNPASDVLPVKTEVASSIIPRGEPPPNWIKVLEGIRKMRSSEDAPVDTMGCEKAGSSLPPKERRFAVLVSSLLSSQTKDNVTNGAIQRLLQNDLLVADAIDKADEATIKSLIYPVGFYTRKAENMKKIAKICLVKYDGDIPSSLEELLLLPGIGPKMAHLVMNVGWNNVQGICVDTHVHRICNRLGWVSRPGTKQKTSTPEQTREALQLWLPKEEWVPINPLLVGFGQTICTPVRPNCGRCSVSELCPSAFKETSSPSSKSKKSGLKKKL is encoded by the exons ATGTCCATCATTCTCCCAGGAACTAACTTGTGCACATCTTCACTTGCTTTTGGTTTTGGGCGAATCAGATTGTTCAGCGCCATGTCCAAACCCAATACAACACTCTCTTCCAAACTCCTCCAATCCAAAACCCACGTGCCCATTTCAGACCCAAACCCAG GTTCTGAAACTTCCAATGGCGGTTCTGTCCCAGAACAACATGTTTATGTgaggaaaaagagagtgaaaaagaTAGTACAAGTTAAAGAAGAGGATCATGAAGCAGAATCCAATAGCAAGAAA CTCTGTGGCCTACCTGACATTGAAGAATTCGCGtacaaaagagaaaatgattCTTTTCCGTCAA GGAAGTCAAATCCTGCCTCAGATGTGCTTCCAGTGAAAACTGAAGTTGCTTCTTCAATCATACCTAGAG GTGAACCACCTCCAAATTGGATAAAAGTCCTTGAAGGGATTCGCAAAATGAGGTCTTCTGAGGATGCACCGGTAGACACAATGGGATGTGAGAAAGCTGGCAGTTCTCTTCCTCCTAAG GAAAGAAGATTTGCTGTCTTAGTATCTTCGCTTCTGTCAAGTCAAACCAAGGATAATGTTACTAATG GAGCAATTCAGCGTCTCCTTCAAAATGATCTGCTCGTTGCTGATGCCATTGACAAAGCTGACGAAGCAACTATCAAAAGCTTGATTTACCCC gttGGATTTTATACAAGAAAAGCTGAGAATATGaagaaaattgcaaaaatttgTCTCGTGAAGTATGATGGCGACATACCTAGCTCATTGGAGGAACTACTCTTACTTCCAGGGATAGGCCCTAAGATGGCTCATTTG GTTATGAATGTTGGATGGAATAATGTTCAAGGGATATGTGTAGATACCCATGTACACCGCATTTGTAATCGGCTTGGATGGGTTTCAAGACCAGGCACAAAACAG AAAACTTCAACGCCTGAGCAAACAAGAGAGGCGTTACAACTGTGGCTGCCGAAGGAAGAATGGGTTCCAATAAACCCTCTTTTG GTAGGATTTGGGCAGACCATTTGTACTCCTGTCAGGCCTAACTGTGGAAGGTGTAGTGTAAGTGAGCTCTGCCCATCAGCCTTCAAGGAAACCTCAAGCCCTTCATCCAAGTCGAAAAAGTCTGGTCTGAAAAAGAAGCTTTGA